Proteins from one Sulfolobales archaeon genomic window:
- a CDS encoding Lrp/AsnC family transcriptional regulator yields the protein MPIEGDKKAIIQGLDSIDFEILRMLQENARISYNELASKLKIPKPTAYYRVKKLESMGLIKSYGAILDPEKLGFEYITITLVRGRYGKGYHEKIGEMIANHPYVQSVYFVLGDIDFVVMAKFPSRERFMKFLESMINSPEIERTSTLVVVKVIKESLKLHI from the coding sequence TTGCCCATTGAAGGTGATAAAAAGGCCATTATCCAGGGGTTAGACTCGATAGATTTCGAGATCCTCAGAATGCTCCAGGAGAACGCAAGGATCTCCTATAACGAATTAGCATCCAAGCTTAAGATCCCAAAGCCAACAGCCTACTATAGAGTTAAAAAGCTAGAGTCTATGGGGCTTATCAAGTCCTACGGAGCAATCCTGGATCCCGAGAAACTAGGCTTTGAATACATAACAATAACACTTGTGAGAGGGAGATATGGAAAGGGGTATCACGAGAAGATAGGAGAGATGATCGCAAACCACCCATATGTACAATCAGTATACTTCGTCTTAGGAGACATAGACTTCGTGGTAATGGCTAAATTCCCATCAAGAGAGCGCTTCATGAAGTTCCTAGAAAGCATGATAAACTCACCAGAGATTGAGAGAACATCAACGCTCGTGGTAGTTAAGGTCATAAAAGAGAGTCTAAAGCTCCACATATAA
- a CDS encoding TetR/AcrR family transcriptional regulator: MSRYGIDNRQKIIEAFAKLALKKSFRDISLKEISGLAGISTTQFYTYFKSKDDMLKYYAEYLLEHIENIVKDSFRHQLGLPSKIRGLIYIFSTLMNDEKLVAFHRVFREFEFIREDLARLYYANLFRMISNILNEDRILIEAINPLVATLTIIGSAEFIYLFRQIFGVPGNILIDIEVAGDLILKGLGGDKIPPTMQIKPSKDLVSLVEEYEIYRSANISENKWNILIATINTISSKTFREAKIYEIMEKTGYSVGMFYKFYKSKEDLLRDLVALIGKTLRRYLTLCTSEARDPIELEIMGTACFLGFIEKNSNIYRIVRESEYIDIEIAKAYYIPFLRAYAKRIEKDRSKGLVNIYEPESLAISLMGINHMAGIMNMILGEPDSEEILTNLAKIYSMGLLRRSLST; the protein is encoded by the coding sequence ATGTCTCGGTATGGTATAGATAATAGACAGAAGATCATAGAAGCCTTCGCAAAATTAGCACTTAAGAAAAGCTTCCGTGATATATCTTTGAAAGAAATCTCAGGATTAGCGGGAATATCTACTACACAGTTCTATACATATTTCAAATCTAAGGATGATATGCTTAAATACTACGCTGAATATCTATTAGAACATATTGAGAATATAGTTAAGGATTCATTTAGACATCAGCTCGGCCTCCCCAGCAAAATCAGAGGTCTCATATACATATTCTCAACACTTATGAACGATGAGAAGCTAGTTGCTTTTCATAGAGTGTTTAGAGAGTTTGAGTTTATCAGAGAGGATCTGGCTAGGCTTTACTATGCAAATCTGTTTAGAATGATTAGCAACATATTGAATGAGGATAGGATCCTCATTGAAGCGATAAACCCCCTAGTTGCCACGCTTACGATTATAGGAAGTGCTGAATTTATATATCTCTTTCGACAGATATTCGGTGTTCCAGGTAATATATTGATCGACATAGAGGTTGCTGGAGATCTAATACTGAAGGGACTGGGAGGAGATAAGATACCCCCTACTATGCAGATAAAACCCTCTAAAGATCTTGTAAGCTTGGTAGAGGAGTATGAGATATATAGATCTGCTAATATTTCCGAGAATAAGTGGAATATATTAATAGCTACGATCAATACCATATCGAGTAAGACCTTCAGAGAGGCAAAGATCTATGAGATTATGGAGAAAACCGGGTACTCCGTTGGCATGTTCTATAAGTTTTATAAGAGTAAAGAGGATCTGCTAAGGGATCTCGTAGCTCTTATCGGTAAAACCCTAAGAAGGTATCTAACACTATGCACCTCGGAAGCCAGAGATCCTATCGAGCTCGAGATAATGGGTACAGCATGTTTCCTAGGGTTCATAGAGAAGAATAGCAATATATATAGAATTGTTAGAGAGTCTGAATACATAGATATAGAGATAGCTAAAGCATACTATATCCCATTCCTCAGAGCATATGCTAAGAGAATAGAGAAGGATAGAAGCAAAGGGCTTGTAAACATATATGAACCTGAAAGTCTAGCCATATCACTCATGGGGATCAATCATATGGCTGGTATTATGAACATGATTCTCGGAGAGCCAGACAGCGAGGAGATCTTGACAAACCTTGCAAAGATCTATTCAATGGGTTTACTTAGAAGAAGCCTCTCCACATAG
- a CDS encoding AMP-binding protein has protein sequence MKGLDLKSILGLSLDLAENAARLDPYKIAVIDYSWGSREVYTYLDIEKASSNIATILEDLGISRGDRVSVLSYNNMEYLSIYMATIKKGAILAPLSWRASAKELAFMIDDVEPKVIFYHKDFEDLLRRSFEMSLHKPARVDIEELRGLHRVELKRTYRKEILSEEDISMLLYTGGTTGGLKAAMIPYRQVLWNGINTVISWGLTPNDISPVFFPFFHTGGWHVITIPLYTVRGTIVIVKKFDPDEAIEIIDRERCTVVIAVPTMFHMMAKSPKFKYAKFSTVRFFKSGGGMSPLSLVKIYWDKGARYFQGYGLTEAGPNLLYTPENTMREKPMSVGKLGLFVQLRVVKDDGSEAKPGEIGELQVRGPIVFSGYWRRPKETMDVITPDGWVRTGDLFIVDEDGYFYFIERKKFMIKTGGENVYPSEVEEAIRGHPGVEEVAVFGVPDPKWVEAVAAVIKPKPGYQISPDDIKAYLRDKIASYKIPKYIWIVEEVPKTAIGKIDYSYLKKKYSEMIGNA, from the coding sequence TTGAAAGGGTTGGATTTAAAGAGTATATTAGGCTTATCCTTAGACTTGGCTGAAAATGCTGCAAGGTTGGATCCTTATAAAATAGCGGTCATAGATTATTCCTGGGGGTCTAGAGAGGTATATACATATCTAGATATTGAGAAAGCATCGAGCAACATTGCCACTATATTAGAGGATCTAGGAATCAGTAGGGGGGATCGTGTATCTGTTCTCTCATATAACAACATGGAATACCTATCGATTTATATGGCTACAATTAAGAAAGGGGCTATATTAGCTCCGCTAAGTTGGAGAGCCTCTGCTAAGGAGCTTGCTTTCATGATCGATGATGTTGAGCCTAAGGTGATCTTTTATCATAAGGATTTCGAAGATCTTTTAAGGAGATCATTTGAGATGAGTCTCCACAAGCCTGCAAGGGTAGATATAGAGGAGTTAAGGGGATTACATAGAGTAGAACTGAAAAGAACATATCGAAAAGAGATCCTCTCTGAGGAGGATATAAGCATGCTCCTCTATACAGGCGGTACGACGGGGGGTCTCAAGGCTGCTATGATACCTTATAGACAGGTTCTATGGAATGGTATAAATACCGTGATCTCGTGGGGCCTAACTCCAAATGATATATCGCCTGTCTTCTTTCCCTTCTTCCATACCGGAGGTTGGCATGTAATAACGATTCCTCTATACACGGTACGTGGAACCATTGTTATAGTCAAGAAGTTCGACCCTGACGAAGCAATCGAGATTATTGATAGAGAGAGATGCACAGTAGTGATTGCAGTACCTACAATGTTCCATATGATGGCTAAATCACCTAAATTCAAGTATGCTAAGTTCAGCACTGTTAGATTCTTCAAAAGCGGTGGAGGTATGAGCCCCCTTAGCCTAGTTAAAATATATTGGGATAAAGGGGCTAGATACTTCCAAGGCTATGGGTTGACGGAAGCAGGTCCTAACCTTCTATATACACCTGAGAACACTATGAGGGAAAAGCCCATGAGTGTTGGAAAGCTAGGGCTCTTTGTCCAGCTTAGGGTGGTTAAGGATGATGGTTCGGAAGCTAAGCCAGGGGAAATAGGGGAGCTCCAGGTCAGGGGACCTATAGTCTTTTCAGGATATTGGAGAAGACCTAAGGAGACGATGGATGTTATAACTCCTGATGGGTGGGTTAGAACAGGAGATCTTTTTATTGTTGATGAAGATGGCTACTTCTATTTTATAGAGAGAAAGAAGTTTATGATAAAAACCGGAGGAGAAAATGTATATCCATCCGAAGTTGAAGAGGCAATAAGAGGGCATCCAGGGGTTGAGGAGGTGGCTGTATTTGGTGTACCAGATCCCAAGTGGGTTGAAGCTGTAGCAGCAGTTATAAAGCCCAAGCCGGGTTACCAGATTTCCCCAGATGATATAAAGGCATATCTCAGGGATAAGATAGCCAGCTATAAGATCCCCAAGTACATCTGGATCGTTGAAGAGGTGCCAAAAACAGCTATTGGGAAAATAGATTATTCTTATCTTAAAAAGAAATATTCAGAGATGATAGGTAATGCCTAG
- a CDS encoding MaoC/PaaZ C-terminal domain-containing protein produces the protein MPSPLYYEDFQIGTVFETPGRTITESDIINFAGVSGDFYSLHTDEIFASKTMYRGRIAHGLLVISIATGLWMRLGIFEGSLVALYGIDRLRFIKPVRIGDTIKVRMTVLEKVDRGEYGLITIRNEILNQAGDLVAIFDAKILIAKKPETQGN, from the coding sequence ATGCCTAGCCCGCTCTATTATGAAGACTTCCAGATTGGTACAGTTTTTGAAACACCTGGTAGAACTATTACTGAAAGCGATATAATAAATTTTGCAGGTGTAAGCGGTGATTTCTATAGTCTTCATACAGACGAGATATTCGCATCTAAAACTATGTATAGAGGTAGAATAGCCCATGGACTATTAGTCATATCTATTGCAACTGGGCTATGGATGAGGCTAGGGATATTCGAGGGTAGCTTGGTAGCCCTATATGGTATAGATAGGCTTAGATTTATAAAACCCGTTAGAATAGGTGATACGATAAAGGTACGAATGACCGTTTTAGAAAAAGTCGATAGAGGAGAATATGGTTTAATCACTATTAGGAATGAGATTCTAAACCAAGCAGGTGATTTAGTAGCCATATTCGATGCGAAGATCTTAATAGCTAAGAAACCAGAGACACAGGGGAATTAA
- a CDS encoding AMP-binding protein: MLENAVKISYSIDIFDTIGELYSARTAIIEYENNNKYNYNDLIQRSLRVAKYLSDLSIKAGDKIATLLMNRIEYIELFIASRKIGSVLVPINWRLTPGEIKAIIRDVEPKAVIYEPIFRELVERSVETDLASKIIKIVTDSEPLGPEYSYDDALRSQSIKGRRNIDFEEPAMILFTGGTTGVPKGAVIPYRQIFYNIVSEILTWRLKEDHKTIVLLPLFHTGGWNLLTLPLLVRGGLLYLVKKFDPKIFLEIVETSEGPMVIFAVPTIYYMIMKADGFKETRFDNVEWMLSGGAPIDKRIMEEYWSKGVKMAQGYGITEGGPNNITMPIYDLSLEDIKARWKSVGKPFAFNVIKIIGHDGRELGPNEYGEIVICGPLIFSGYWKRDEETASILRNGCVYTGDIGFYDVEGYFYVIDRKKDIIKSGGEQIYPREIEELVLQHPSVEDCAVIGVPDEKWGEVPKLIIKLKPMHKISKEEIIQFLAGKIARYKIPKYIAVVDEIPKSPAGKTLKRVLIERHGMPRDEL; encoded by the coding sequence GTGCTTGAAAACGCTGTAAAGATAAGTTATTCAATAGATATTTTTGACACTATAGGAGAACTATACTCAGCCAGAACAGCAATTATCGAGTATGAAAATAATAATAAATATAATTATAATGATCTGATTCAAAGATCCTTAAGGGTCGCAAAATACCTCTCTGATTTATCTATTAAGGCCGGTGATAAAATTGCGACTCTCCTAATGAATAGGATTGAATATATAGAATTATTTATAGCTTCTCGAAAGATAGGAAGCGTTTTAGTGCCTATCAATTGGAGGCTAACACCGGGTGAAATAAAAGCGATTATAAGGGATGTAGAGCCAAAGGCGGTCATATACGAGCCGATCTTTAGAGAGCTAGTTGAGAGATCTGTTGAAACAGATCTAGCTTCTAAAATCATAAAAATAGTTACTGATTCGGAACCCCTAGGCCCGGAATATTCTTACGATGATGCACTAAGATCCCAGAGCATCAAGGGTAGACGCAATATAGATTTTGAGGAGCCAGCTATGATCCTTTTTACAGGCGGTACAACTGGCGTACCCAAGGGTGCTGTGATACCGTATAGACAGATCTTTTATAACATAGTATCGGAGATACTTACCTGGAGACTAAAGGAGGATCACAAAACAATAGTGCTTCTCCCTCTATTCCACACAGGTGGATGGAATCTGTTAACATTACCTCTTCTAGTTCGTGGAGGCCTTCTATACCTGGTGAAAAAATTCGATCCCAAGATCTTTTTAGAAATAGTTGAAACATCAGAGGGGCCGATGGTAATATTCGCGGTTCCCACAATATATTATATGATAATGAAAGCCGATGGATTCAAAGAAACCCGCTTCGATAATGTAGAGTGGATGCTCAGCGGGGGCGCACCCATAGACAAGAGAATCATGGAGGAATATTGGTCTAAGGGTGTGAAAATGGCGCAGGGCTATGGAATCACTGAGGGCGGGCCTAACAATATAACAATGCCGATATATGATCTTTCCTTAGAAGATATCAAGGCTAGGTGGAAAAGCGTTGGCAAACCCTTTGCATTTAATGTAATTAAAATTATCGGTCATGATGGGAGGGAGCTAGGACCTAATGAATATGGTGAGATCGTCATATGCGGCCCACTCATATTCTCTGGATATTGGAAAAGAGATGAAGAAACAGCTTCTATACTGAGGAATGGATGTGTATATACAGGAGATATAGGCTTCTACGATGTAGAGGGCTACTTCTACGTAATAGATAGGAAGAAAGATATAATAAAAAGTGGGGGTGAGCAGATCTATCCAAGGGAAATCGAAGAACTGGTTCTGCAACACCCCTCTGTGGAGGATTGCGCAGTCATAGGTGTTCCCGATGAGAAATGGGGGGAGGTTCCAAAGCTTATAATAAAGCTAAAGCCTATGCATAAGATCTCTAAAGAGGAGATTATACAATTCCTTGCTGGAAAGATCGCAAGATATAAGATACCAAAATACATAGCGGTTGTTGACGAGATCCCCAAAAGCCCCGCTGGCAAAACTTTAAAGAGAGTTTTAATAGAAAGACATGGCATGCCTAGGGATGAACTTTAA
- a CDS encoding 3-oxoacyl-ACP synthase, translating into MVGIVSYGLYLPDHVVTSHDISKISGIPVEIIEEKQGWRVKRISSPHEMPSEMAIKAVYNALDSSRAAGISPKDIDAIIYIGSEFKDYGVWMMSTRIQEALGLTDVFAFDIVAMCAGYPVGLAIAKRISDLAGNIVLVASSKESYLVNYRDPNTSWVYDFADGASAIIVSRRYNRNVVLESSFITDGRFWGALVVRSLGAAIFRDSKNLETLKRPFFESLMDRDILRKDLTLTSKKNFVKVIKEAVERSGYSVRDIDLLILNHMKRSFHNELIKELGLDPSKAPYLEDYGHTQSSDMIIGLDLGIKKGLIKEGSIIVLASGGTGFIWGATVVRWG; encoded by the coding sequence ATGGTAGGTATTGTTTCCTATGGACTTTATCTTCCTGATCATGTAGTAACGAGTCATGATATATCAAAGATAAGTGGGATCCCTGTGGAAATTATTGAGGAGAAACAAGGTTGGAGGGTAAAGAGAATTAGTAGTCCGCATGAAATGCCTTCTGAGATGGCTATAAAAGCTGTATATAATGCGCTTGACTCTTCAAGAGCTGCCGGTATCAGTCCTAAGGATATAGATGCGATCATCTATATAGGAAGTGAATTTAAGGACTATGGAGTTTGGATGATGTCTACACGGATTCAGGAGGCTTTGGGTCTTACTGATGTATTTGCATTTGATATAGTTGCTATGTGTGCAGGATATCCGGTGGGTCTCGCTATAGCTAAGAGAATAAGTGATCTTGCTGGTAACATAGTCTTAGTTGCATCCTCTAAGGAGTCTTATCTTGTTAACTATAGAGATCCTAATACAAGCTGGGTCTATGATTTCGCAGATGGTGCATCAGCTATTATAGTATCTAGAAGATATAATAGAAATGTAGTTCTCGAAAGCTCGTTCATAACTGATGGAAGGTTCTGGGGGGCTCTAGTAGTTAGATCCCTTGGAGCTGCAATATTTAGAGACAGCAAAAACCTAGAGACCTTAAAGAGACCTTTCTTCGAAAGCTTAATGGATAGAGATATTCTGAGAAAAGATCTTACTTTGACCAGTAAGAAAAACTTTGTGAAAGTTATAAAGGAGGCTGTTGAAAGAAGTGGGTATAGCGTGAGAGACATAGATCTACTAATCCTTAATCATATGAAGAGAAGCTTCCACAATGAGCTGATCAAAGAGCTAGGCCTAGATCCTAGTAAAGCACCTTACCTAGAGGATTATGGGCATACACAGAGCAGCGATATGATAATAGGTCTTGATCTAGGTATTAAAAAAGGGCTTATTAAAGAGGGATCTATAATAGTACTAGCGTCTGGAGGCACAGGATTCATATGGGGTGCAACGGTGGTGAGGTGGGGCTAA
- a CDS encoding alpha/beta hydrolase translates to MPYVVSGDARIYYEVKGEGPPLVLVEGLGYAMWMWIMQLEDLSRELKLIVFDNRGVGRSDKPPYPYTMDLFAEDLKMVLDANNIERAHILGVSMGGMIAQQFAIKYPSRVKSLILVATHHGGDIDPPPMETIQAMFGPPPSGIKDERELYRYKMKYAFSRKWYDENQDILNLLIEHRISIPQPPEAYLNQASAVFNFNLSNEVSKITVPTLIVHGDEDMVVPVGNAYKLHKKIASSTLLIFRGAGHLVNIERASEFNRAVKIFIDLVETGEYRAIRDPIIIDREINSLRILLSGGV, encoded by the coding sequence ATGCCCTATGTAGTATCTGGAGATGCAAGGATCTATTATGAGGTAAAGGGCGAAGGACCTCCCTTAGTACTTGTGGAAGGTCTTGGATATGCTATGTGGATGTGGATTATGCAATTAGAAGATCTATCGAGAGAGTTGAAGCTGATAGTCTTTGATAACAGAGGCGTGGGAAGGTCAGACAAACCTCCATACCCATATACTATGGATCTATTCGCAGAGGATCTCAAGATGGTGCTTGATGCAAACAATATAGAGAGAGCCCATATACTGGGGGTATCGATGGGAGGGATGATAGCCCAGCAATTCGCTATTAAATACCCCTCCAGGGTTAAATCTCTCATACTCGTAGCAACCCACCATGGAGGAGACATAGATCCGCCGCCTATGGAGACTATACAAGCTATGTTCGGACCTCCACCCAGCGGTATCAAGGATGAGCGGGAGCTATATAGATATAAGATGAAATATGCTTTCTCGAGGAAGTGGTATGACGAGAATCAAGATATTTTAAACCTTCTTATAGAGCACAGGATCTCAATACCCCAGCCTCCAGAGGCATATCTGAACCAAGCTAGTGCAGTATTTAATTTCAACCTATCTAACGAGGTCTCCAAGATCACCGTACCTACCCTAATCGTACATGGAGATGAAGATATGGTTGTTCCAGTTGGTAATGCATATAAACTCCATAAAAAGATAGCCAGCTCAACACTTCTCATATTTAGAGGGGCTGGGCATCTAGTAAATATAGAGAGAGCATCAGAATTCAATAGAGCAGTAAAGATCTTCATAGATTTGGTGGAGACGGGAGAATATAGGGCTATAAGAGATCCTATAATCATTGATCGTGAGATCAATTCTTTAAGAATCCTTTTGTCAGGAGGTGTATAG
- a CDS encoding ABC transporter substrate-binding protein: MKNSVKKHMYKIWEKERYMRIAIYMSLALLFISIANPSFVAVINAQGPKQTIKIAFFQPRTAPALNFYGTWAIQGFHLGLEYATGDRKPENLALLMDLKEASYNLPDGRKIIVKVFDTRGSPDVAVAKAREAIEEWKADILAGESFSSVAVALASIAKQYGKLYFVVPAAAASITQDPIFNKYVFRVARNVEQDALAMVYYMVEIQGYRKFAFLAADYEFGWSFMESIQAALSRYTGTRIVALEWAPLTTTDFKPYLLRINASKPDVIGIIWAGDFSLIIRDMAALNILGRIPLASIMIDLYTTNYINFCIPGMQGSLENLTVVTYDAYRASPSPLYNILERMMKEENIYPYDFLRGHQCKALDKLSSARVPDLWHPPAFATAQFIVEAIKAVPDLNTDRMIAFLEGLTLETPMGTTTIRPEDHQALRPYYIVKMVVDSDPGSDTYGLVIGRYIETIPIQKIIPRILTTYKPYPKNLSISIRAPIAGTAPFTATISALIEGGTPPYICEWIIGRATLNGTSISYTFIEPGIYNITLRCRDSIGLKAEANSQIAIVGPGAIQTPTMTQPITITISTVTPAGGLDTTLITAIAIASIAIVVAAISIAILMRRKLR, from the coding sequence ATGAAAAATAGCGTAAAGAAACATATGTATAAGATATGGGAAAAAGAGAGATATATGAGAATAGCCATATATATGTCCCTAGCGTTGCTGTTCATATCAATAGCGAATCCATCGTTCGTGGCTGTTATCAATGCTCAAGGACCTAAACAGACTATAAAAATAGCATTCTTTCAGCCGAGAACAGCGCCTGCTCTGAACTTCTATGGAACCTGGGCTATACAAGGTTTCCATCTAGGGCTTGAATATGCCACGGGAGATAGAAAGCCTGAGAACCTTGCTCTCCTCATGGATCTCAAAGAAGCTAGCTACAACCTACCAGATGGTAGAAAGATAATAGTCAAAGTATTTGATACAAGAGGAAGCCCCGATGTAGCTGTAGCCAAAGCGAGGGAGGCGATAGAGGAGTGGAAAGCCGATATACTTGCTGGTGAGAGCTTTAGCAGTGTAGCTGTTGCTCTGGCATCAATAGCTAAGCAATATGGTAAACTCTACTTTGTAGTACCTGCTGCCGCGGCCTCTATAACGCAAGACCCAATCTTCAATAAATACGTCTTCAGAGTCGCGAGAAATGTTGAGCAGGACGCGCTTGCGATGGTTTACTATATGGTCGAGATCCAGGGGTATAGAAAATTTGCATTTCTAGCGGCAGACTATGAATTCGGCTGGTCATTTATGGAATCTATACAGGCAGCCCTATCTAGATACACAGGCACCAGGATCGTGGCTCTTGAATGGGCGCCTCTAACTACTACAGATTTCAAGCCATATCTACTAAGGATAAACGCTTCAAAGCCTGATGTGATCGGAATTATATGGGCTGGCGATTTCAGCCTTATAATAAGGGATATGGCAGCCCTGAACATCCTGGGCAGGATACCTCTTGCAAGCATAATGATCGACCTATATACTACTAATTATATAAACTTCTGTATACCTGGGATGCAGGGTTCTCTGGAAAACTTAACCGTAGTAACCTATGACGCGTATAGAGCGAGTCCAAGCCCTCTCTATAATATCCTCGAGAGGATGATGAAAGAGGAAAACATATATCCATATGACTTCCTCAGAGGGCATCAGTGTAAAGCGCTGGATAAGCTATCATCAGCCAGAGTACCAGATCTATGGCATCCACCGGCATTTGCCACAGCTCAGTTTATAGTAGAGGCTATCAAAGCTGTCCCAGATCTGAATACTGATAGAATGATAGCGTTTCTTGAAGGACTTACACTTGAAACCCCTATGGGGACTACAACCATAAGGCCTGAGGATCACCAGGCTCTGAGACCATATTACATAGTTAAGATGGTGGTTGATAGCGATCCAGGCTCCGATACTTATGGGCTAGTGATAGGCCGATATATTGAGACGATACCGATTCAAAAGATAATCCCGAGGATCCTTACAACATATAAGCCATACCCAAAGAATCTATCCATAAGCATAAGAGCTCCAATAGCTGGCACAGCACCTTTCACAGCAACCATCTCAGCCCTCATAGAAGGGGGTACTCCACCATATATCTGCGAATGGATCATAGGTAGGGCAACCCTTAATGGCACCAGCATTTCATATACATTCATAGAGCCTGGTATATACAATATAACTCTTAGATGCAGAGACTCCATAGGCCTAAAGGCGGAAGCCAACTCCCAGATAGCTATAGTAGGGCCAGGCGCGATTCAAACACCTACAATGACACAGCCTATAACAATTACCATAAGTACTGTAACCCCGGCCGGAGGTCTAGACACCACATTAATAACAGCTATAGCTATAGCATCTATAGCCATAGTAGTTGCAGCGATCTCCATAGCGATTCTCATGAGGAGGAAACTTAGATGA